DNA sequence from the Methanomassiliicoccales archaeon genome:
GTGGCCGATCCGCACCGTCCTGGCCATGAATTGCTGTATCACCCTGGAGAGGCCAATGTGCGGAGGGCGGATGTGATCATAATAAATAAAGTTCAGACCGCGGACCGGCAGGACATATTGAAGGTCAGGGAGACTGTGAACCTGCTCAATCCAAAGGCGTTGGTGATAGAGGCCGCCTCCCCTATCTCGGTGGATGACCCCTCCATGATAAGGGGAAAAAGAGTGCTGGTGGTAGAGGACGGCCCCACCCTTACCCACGGGGAGATGACTTATGGTGCAGGGACGATAGCGGCAGAGGACTTTGGCGCTCTGGAGCTGGTGGATCCCAGGCCTTATGCCGTGGGCTCCATCGCTGAGACCTTCGCCAAATATCCCCATCTGAGGAATCTTCTGCCTGCCATGGGCTACGGGCAGGAACAGGTGAGGGAGTTGGAGGAAACTATAAACCGCGCCAACTGTGACGTCGTTGTCTCAGGGACCCCAGTGGATTTGCGGAGGGTCATCAAGGTCAACAAACCAGTGGTTCGGGTGCGTTATGAGCTGGAGGAGATAGGGCATCCGAACTTGGAAGAGATATTGAACATGCACATGGGCGACAAGCTAAATCTCCGAGCTAGCAGGTAGGGCTCTCACTTGTCGTCGAGTAATGAGGTCCATGAATATTGTTTATTGGCGCTCCTCATATTCAGCATATGCCGTTGAATCTTGACTATTATTGTAGAGCAGCAGCTCTTACTCTTATCTTCCCCTTTGCTTTCCACTCTCTTAATCCTTATAACTTCAGAATAAATGAAATAGGAAACCGTTCATGTGGGGAGAGTATGCGGGGGTAGCCAAGCATGGCCAACGGCGCAGGACTTAAGATCCTGTCCTTAGTGGTTCGAGCGTTCAAATCGCTCCCCCCGCACCAATTTTTGGCCTTAGTTCGGGAAACCATATTTGCATGCACAGTTCTTCACACGGTGGGTATGTTTTCAACATTTAACAAAATGTAGATTAGATATTAAGTGGAAAGAAGGCTTAGCAATTGGGTTGGATGGAGAAATCTGCTAATTGCAGTTGATACGACTCACCGTCGAGAGCAGGTAAGAAATATTGCAAGCGCTGCGATAACAGTGTGATGGACCTACGCTTCTTTTATGCGCTTGATACGCTCTGAAGACCCCCTTCAACCCAAACCAACTTCCCTGCATCCATAATCAGGGCCTCAGGTCCTAGCTTACCGAGATAACGATGTGAACTCTGACCAATTAGAGCCAAATATGCTGACGATATCCTTGAAGCGAGGCTGGGTTGTGTCGGCGCTGTTGTTTGTCATTATCGGATTCATGAGCTTTGTTCTCCTATTGGTTATATCCGTTCTGGATGAGAATGTGTTTGCGGCCTCCTCGCTATGCCATACTTGGACATCCACATGACTTTTCAAGGATGGTGCGCCGCAAAAAGTCGATTCCATAAGCCTGACGTTCAACCCCGATGGCAGCTACCGTGTATTCCTGGATACGCCAACCGCCCACTGTCAAATAATTTACCGGAAATGGAATGTATTGGAACGCAAGCTAGAGTTCTATACGCGCTTGTTTCTCATAGAAGCTCTTATGTGCATGCTGGATTTTCCACAGAAGGTGGGGGAGTGTCTCTTCTGATTTTTTGCAAAGTTTCAAGGTCTTTAACCCTGAATCAAAGTATCTTGTGTGAACGTTTCGTAAGCTGAATAATCGAGCATTTCTGTCTCATTTTTTATTTTCTAAAGCATAAGTCATAATTTTATGACTCGCTATTCCTGGCTTTGAAAACAAGAAAACTCAAGCCTCGACTTCTACTCGACTTCTCATGGGTTCTGGTTATATCTCAAATGTTGAAAACATCTGGAAAAGTTTCACGCCGTGCCCCCTACATTAAAAGAACGTTGTGGATATAACCGTCAATTTTTCTCATGCATCTACTAAATACGGAGTCTGGGAAGAGGTCAACAACGGGCTTCCCGTTGGCAAGGCTATCATATACCATCTCGCAAAAAGGTACCTTACTCACCACTTCGATTTGCAAATCTTTAGCTCTTCTCTCTATCTCATCGGCCTTCTTCGGATTGAGGTCGAATCGATTGATGACCAAGGCAGTCGGGACACTCATCCTCTTAGCCAAAGCTGCAACTCTTTCCATGTCGTGTGCTCCGCTAGCCGTCGGCTCTGTAACCAGCAGGCAGAGATCTGCTCCAGATAGAGTGGCTATAGCAGTACAGGCAATCCCCGGGGGTCCGTCGACTATCAACAGCGGGATACTTTCTTCGATGGCTTTGTCCCTAGCAGCATTCTTTATCTCCATAGCAAATTTCCCTACATTCTCTGCAGGTGGTTCCAGATTGCCATGGGATAGCCAGCCATTATCTATTTTGGACAGAAACCTCTCACCGATGTCTTGCCCTCTTAGCTCTATCGCCGTTTGTGGGCAAAGATGACTGCATAATCCGCAACCTTCACATCTATCGAGGTCGATTTTAGCGTATCTATTCTTCCCTTTTTTTACCATCGCGATGGCTTGGAATCTACAATGAGAGGCGCATATTCCGCAGCCATCACAAGAATCTGTCCTAATGAATGCTCTCTGCATAATCAACGGCGCCCTTGATAATTCGCGGGAATTGAAAAGAAGGTCTAGGTTCGGAGCGTCAAGATCGCAATCTGCCGCCACGACAGACGGCTGTATCTTTATCAAGCTGGCAGCTATGACTGTCTTGCCCGTCCCCCCTTTGCCGCTTAGGATCACGAGTTCCTTCATTTATCTGCAACCTCCAGGCACTTTTCCCATAGTCTCGAGAATAGCTCCTTCCACCTCGGCTCCTCAATTAGGAGCTCACCCTTCGAATATTTCTCGGCTATGAAGCGGCTAAAAGGCAGGCTTGCGGCGATTTCCAAATCAAACTTGTCCAGATACTCGAGATATTCACTCGCGTCCTTATCCCGCAGTCCAACCTTGTTGAGGAGCAAGAGGGCGGGAATGCCCATTTTTCTCACGAGTTTGATGGCCAAACCAAGATCATGCATTCCGAAAGGCGTCGGTTCAGTGACCAATAGGCAGACATCAGCGCCGCTCAGGGCTTCGGTCACGCCACAGCCCACACCAGGAGGGCAGTCCAACACCGCATTCACATTTTCAGGGATTCTCTCTTTCACAGCACGGATAAGAGGCACCGTGGATGGCTCCCCGATCCTCATCAAACCATAAACGAGGCTCCTATGGATTCCCGCTAAATAGACCAGCTCTCCTATCTTTCTCTCTCGCATCAGGATGGCTTTTCGAGGGCAAAGATCCATGCAAGCCCCGCAGCTATGGCAAGCTTCCTCTCTGAACTTTACTTGTCCCTTGATGTGCATAACGGCGCCGAAGCGGCAAAAGGATGCACATTTCCCGCAAGAACTGCAATCTTCCTGGGAGACATAAGGGACGGGGCGATGAATGCTTTGGACCGTTTCCTGCCCAGAAAAAGGGAATAGATGGCAGTTGGGGGCCTCCACGTCAAGGTCAACCAGCCAACTCCTAGCAGCTGCAGAGAGATTGGTCGAGACCAGAGTCTTACCTGTGCCACCCTTGCCGCTGGCGACTGCTATTCGCAATCTTTTCCTCATAGCATCAGGATTCAATGCCTATGTTCCTTGCAGGCACTGTGGACATCCGCGGGTCGGAGCTTACCCTCCTTCCACTGTCTTATAGCTTGATTGATGGTGCCGCAAGCCCCAACATAGGTGCGAATGTTGAAATTCTCCAACATCTGGATTGCCTTAGGGCCGAGACTAGAGCAGATCATTACTTGAACTCCTCGCTTTGCGATATGCTCTGGGGGCTTGCCGACTCCTCCTGCATGCTCTCCCCTATTCTCAAGAACATCAAGAGAACCATCTTCCGTATCAACTATTAGGTAATATGGAGCGCGACCGAAATGCTGGCAAATATCGTCATTGATGCTAGTGCCCATGGAAGGCACGCATACTTTCATCCTCTCCTCCTCCCGCCTCAGTTCTCTATTCGATTGGTTCTGTAACTGGCTCTTTCACTCGAGAACCCGTGCATCACCACATCCTCGGCGCTATATTCTCGTTCTTCACATCTTATGAGAAGCCCTTTCTCAAAGGCTATTAGAGCCTCTTTCCCGCTCATGGATTTGGCTATGAAGACCTCTATGCCTGATTCTCTGAGGATTCGCATAGCATTAGGTCCGGGCTTACCCCCCAAGACCGCGGTGGCGCCGTTCTCTACCACGATCTGCGCCGTGCGCACCCCCGCACCACAGCTTTGCTCGGAGGAAGGGTCTTTGACAACACGCTCGACCTTTCCATTCTCCACCAATAGAAGGTATCTGCAGCGTCCGAACCTGTCATCCACAGAGTCGTCGAGGCTGGGGCCCTTTGAGCATATGGCAAGCTTCATCTCTCTCATCTTCTCCCGAATGGACCGCGGCATCGGCCCCGACCGAAGCCCGCATCATTTCGATGGAAAGATGTGGATTTGCAAGCAGGGCAGGAGGCGGGACGGCCTGTGCCGAATGGCACGCTCCATACATGCCCGCAGTTGGCACATATGAACTCGCGCTGACATCCCGCTTGCGACCTTTCCTCTGCGGACCAAGCACGGCCAGGGCGCCAACCGGGTCCAGCACCAAAACATACGCACATAAAGGCAAGTTTCCCTAAATTCAAAATATCAGCAACAGCTTCTTTTGACGTAGACCGGAACCAACCTCTCATGATGGGATTCATACTCATCGAATAGCACACGTTTTCAGAAGGCCAAGTTTTTGACGGCTAACAAGTTAGTCGTGTGCCGGCTTTGATAAAAAATCATTCATAGGGAAGCCATCTGCTCTTCAACAAGCTTACGTTGGGCTCGACGGAGAATTATGTCCAGCGATGGTTTCGATATCTCCATTCTCTTTGCCAATTGGTCCAAGTTTATTTTTCTTGGGATATCGAAGTAACCTAGATCGTAGGCCATGCGCAGGGCGTGACTCTGCCTTCCTGTCAAGCCTCGTGCATCCTTTAGCCGGACAACTTTCTTCACCTTTACTTGACATCCCGATTCGCTCAACTCTTTCACCAAGCATGTAAGTGCAGAAGCGTCAGGGGCGATCACGGACCATTCTATCTCCCCTTCCTGCCCGGATCTAGCGGATTCAAGGATACAGTTGGTTTTGGAAAGAGCCTGACATAATTGACAAAATGGCACCTCTGTCGTACCAAGCCAATGACCTGGGCTAACCATCATCAATTTCGTCGAGCAACCAGGTAGGATTGAGCCTAGCTTCCTCTCTACCTCTTCCTGCGTCATATCCTCTGGTCCATGGATCTTTAGAAGACCCTGGCCTTTGTTACCATGTTTGGGGATACATCTCTCTATCTCGACCTTCATTCCCGTGATCTTGGAGAACTTGGCTACCCAATTGTCTTTGCATTTCAATGTCAAGGTCGCCAGTCTCATCTGATCACCTCCTCGTTAGGAGTGGTAAATCGCTGTGGGATTATTCGCAGGGCCTTGCCATGGATGACCGCCTCCGCCATTTTCCGTCTTCCCGAGGCAAGTATGCGAGAGAATGTGGGCTGGGAGACGCCCATTCGCTCGGCCGCCTCCAGCTGATTTAGCATCTCCAAGTCTGCCAATCGCACCGCCTCTAGCTCATCCACACCCATCATGACCTGTTCTAGATCCCTCCACGGTATCCCATGCGGTTTGAACAACTCATGTGGCTGTCCGCATGAGATGCGACGGCATCTTTTTGGCCTGGGCATCGAATTATGAATATTTATTCATTATAAAAAACTTTAGGGACTTTAGGTGGCCTGGAACGAGATATTTCCTGTGCGCTCCTTTCAACTGACATTGAAGAAAATTTGTCAATGCATTCAAGGTATCATTTCCTTTCAGACATTTTCAATCATTGAGTTGAAGATATATAATGCGAGTTCGGAATGTTCTCCTTGTCACAGAAGATGGAATAATAATTTTTTAACTGGATGACCTGCAAACTTACTTTTATAATAGAATTTAAATAATTTATAATAGCTCCGTAAAATATTATTTTTTAATATAATCAAGTGATAAAAAAATATAAATAATTTTAAAATAAAAGTTCACATATCGATGATTACGCATAACATCCAACAATTGATTTCATATTGAAACATGATTCATCTAGCACTTTCTCCATATTCCGTACCGTGCCAACTTCTTCTCCCATACTTCATTCTACCCTTCATATCCTCTGAGTTTACATCAAAAGCGGCTTGATAAAACAACTACTTATTGCCTGCTCTAGGAAATTTGAATATTAGAGATGAATATGTTTGAACAGTCGGTTTTTAAAAGGTCGGTTCTTGTAAGGGAAAAAGGCTTTACGGAATCCTCTCTTTTCTGGTACAGAAGCCTCCGGCATGGGCTTTCACGAGTCGATTTAGGTTCAGAGAGCGAAAGGATGAGGTTGTTTGCATTGAGCATGTGGTGAATCAAGATGGGAGAGCAAGAAGAGAAGGCGGTGGTGCGCGGCCTCAGGGATGTCCCAGCTGCGGAGACAAGGCTTAGCTATGTGGATCCAAATGGATACCTCTATTATCTCGGCTATAACATCGACGACTTAGTAGGTCGTGTTCGATACGCCGAGGTAGCCTTCCTTTTCTTGCATAAAAGGCTTCCGAGAATGGATGAGCTAGAGCGGTTCAGTTCTGAACTCATCGAAAACATGAGGCTGCCAGAGGCCATAGTTGACAGCATTAGGAGGACGCCAATGCGATGTAAGCCTATGGACGTCCTCAGGACCGAGGTCTCACGCCTGGGAGAATACGATCCAGAGAGCAACGATCTGTCCATGCCCGCTAATCTTAGGAAGGCGGTGCGGCTGATAGCTCAAGTCCCCACTATCGTGGCCACTTTGCATCGGGCTCGCCAGGGACTGGATGTTCCTGAGCCGAGGAAGGATCTGAGTTTCGTGGAGAACTTCCTCTATATGTTCAAAGGTTCCCTTCCCAATAAGGCCGAAGCGGACGTATTGCATCGGCTCATGATACTCCACGCTGACCATGGCTTCAACGCCTCTACCTTCGCCGCTCGCGTTACGGCAAGCACCAACTCCGACATGTATTCCGCCGTCACTTCTGCTATAGGAACGCTGAAGGGACCCCTCCATGGAGGTGCCAGCGAGAAAGTCATGGAGATGCTGGATGATATTGGGCTGGAGGAGCATGTTAACGAGTATATCCAGGGACTGCTGGACGATAACAAGAAGATAATGGGGTTCGGGCATCGCGTCTATAAAGCTGAGGATCCCCGTACCAAGCATCTCAGGCTCATCGTGGAGAACCTCTGTCATCAAGAGAGGACGATGAGTCTTTATAATAAATGCATCAAGATCGAGCAAATAGTCCTTGAGCGAAAGAAAATTTACCCCAATCTGGACTTCTACGCTGCGGCGGCCATGGACGCGCTAGGAGTGCCCAAGGAGTTCTTCACTCCTTTCTTCTGCTGCAGTCGAATATCTGGATGGGTGGCGCATGTGATAGAGCAATATGAGGATGCGGTGCTCCTCCGCCCCTCTTCCAAATATGTGGGCGAATTCGGAAGGCCTTTCGTGCCAATAGAACAGAGGTGAGTTCACACCAGTTGAATGAAAGGAACAACCAGGAAAGCAAAAATCCATAAGGACGATGCTCAACTCCCGCACATCATCGATTAAAAGAGTTGCTTCAATTTAATGCGTATCTGTTTTTCATCCTCCTCCTATTAATGCCTTAGCCAAAAATTTCATGGATTCTATTGAGGGCCTTGTCGTGAGGGCCTTAATAGCGTACTTCCTTGAACCTCTTAAGTCGCCATTGATTCGAAGATAATAGCTGATTCGTCGAAGAAGCTCGGCGTGGGCCTTGGGGCTCTTTTCGAAGACTTCGAGATGGCGATCATGAATGGCGATGAGCGATGTGGCCACATGAGGTTTATTCTCTAGACCTTTAGAGAGCCTTTCTCCCGAATGCTCTCGCATGACTGTCAATCTCTCTCTGAGACAGGCGATCATGGTGACTTTAGCCAATCGGATGCTGAACTCCCAATCCTCAGCGTATTTTAAGCTTTCGTCGAAACCGCCCATTTCCAGGAAGAGCTGGCGCCGTATCAACCAGGAAGAAGGTGTCCCCAGGACAGCTGGCCAGGCGATCACCTCTCTCAAATCGCCCTCCTCCTCATGTTTATTATAGTCCGAAATCACGGCACCAGTATCATCCACGACCTCTCTCAGGGTGTATGAGAAGTTAAACTCCGGACCTTTCGCACGTAAATATGAGAGCTGTCTTGCCAGCTTCTGGGGCTTCCATTCATCGTCGCTATCAAGGAAGGCGATGTATTCTCCTTTGGCAACATTCGCGCCTCGATTCCTTGCTGCCGCCACCCCTTGGTTCTCCTTTTGACGTAAATGTTGGATTCTAGGGTCGGAAAACATCCTAACAGTTGACGTGAGATCGACTGGGGAGCCGTCCTCCACAATCAGCAATTCCCATCGCTGATAGGTCTGAGCTAACACGCTGGCAATGGCCTTCTCCAAGAGCTTGGGGCGATCATAGGCTGGTATTATCACGGAGACCAACGGCTCAGAGCCTTCTTCGGAGCTAGCCATCGGACTGGAATCATGGTGTCGTTTTTAAATTTTGATATGATCAAAACGTTTCATTTATCGGTCCAATAGCCACGAAGGATATCAATACGAATTCAACCTCAAGGATCGAAATCACGGAAATTAGAAACAACAGATAGTAAGCGCTTCTTATAATCCTTTGGCTAAGCTCTTTCATATGAAATTTACCAAAAAGTGCTTGGGGTATCAAAATGATATCTTGTGTCTTTTGGCATTCGTCGATTTATATTATTATGGCTTGGGAGTGTTCGAGTCTAGAGCCCGCTCCGCTTCCTTATTGAATATAAGCATCATTTTCAATGCTCATACAAAATCACGAAATCTTCAATTGATTCTATATTAAAAGAAGATAGCTTAGCAGAGAAGCCTTAAATCTATGGGGGGGGGTGGGCAGCATAGTAAAGATAGGCGCACAGATCGGTTCAAAAAATGTTTGAAAATATATTGAAAAAAAGGTAATGGGTTTGCCTCTTCTATCTGCGTCATGCCCTAGCTTGGATACCGAAGAACAGGGTCCATGCCAGTATCGACTTGGATACCAGGCTAAGGATGATATATCCTCTTTCGCCAACTAAATAATCCTTCCATCTCCCCTTCTTGCGGTACTGCAGGATCATGTTCAGGGGGAAGGTTATCCAGAAGAAGACCAGGAAGGCCGTGGCCACGTAAACGAAATTCGGTATGTTGTCGAAGTTCTCCAGAGCCGCTCCGAAGAAATACATGAGCACGGCTATCCAAGCGATGGCGCCGGCGATGGATCCGAAATAGAAGTTGATCCAGCTTGTTTTAGTGGTGTATTGGTTCTGCAACTCCATGGAGTAGCCGAATAGATTCATGGATGCATTGCACCCTATAAGAAGCAGGAGGGCCGCGGCATCATTGAGTCCGCTGAGTATGGCTATAATGACTATCATCAAAGAGGAGGAAATGGCGTACTCATACCATCTGGCTGGGTTCATTCCCTTGCTCAGGTTCTGGACATACCATTTATAACCGAAAGTAGAGACAGAGTAGTGGGCAATAGCTGACATGAACATGAAGAGGGCGATCATCGGCCCCAAGGGCACCTCGAACATCGTCTGCTGATTAGGTATCGGTCCGATGCCCTCCTGGAACTTAAAGAAATTAGTCGTAATGGGAACCCAGACCTCCTTGGTGAAAAGAAGCATAATCAGGCCTTGTATGAGATGCAGGGTGCCCATCACCAAGTTCCATTTTTTCAACTTAAGGTATTTAGGATCCTTTGGATCCGCTATTTGTTTACTTTCTCCTGCCGTTTCTGTCATATGAATCCCTGACGAAGATTTGAAACTCAGTGTATATATCGGTTTGGATAAATGCTATCTGAACTAAGGAGTTGATTAGAGGTCGCTGCAGATGAAATGCGCTCGATGCGGGAAGTGCTGCTACGAAACCAGGATGGAACTTTCAGAGGAGGATGTACATAGATTGGAGGCATTAGGCTATTCCAGGAAGGACTTCTGCGAGAGCGATAAAGATGGCATTCTCAGATTGAGGAATGTAAAAGGAAGATGCTATTTCCTTTTAGGTAACAACGAATGTGCAGTGTATCCCTCACGACCTCTTGGATGCGAAATATACCCGGTGAATTGCGATCTGGACGGAGAAGTCTTTGTTGACGACTTCTGCTCCGTCGCTTCCTCAGTCGGAAAAGATGAGATATTAAGGAAAGGGGAGCTGCTGAGAAGGCATTTGCGCGTTATTGATCATGAGGCTGCGCTGAGGAAAGGTAAGCCGGTCTGAGCCTACCATCCATTCATATGCACCCGTTCGGGACGAAAGCGGTCTACCTGTGGCAATGGCTTCGCTGGATATCCCAAAGGTATCAAGCATAGAGGCACGATTTCATCGGGAAGCTTGAACAGCTTACGCACCCCCTTGATCCTTTCCTCGATAGGATAGACCCCTGTCCATACTGCCCCAAGTCCCATTTCATGGGCGGCCAAGAGCAGATTCTGGGCCGCCGCGGAGCAATCCTGGGGCCAAAAGCCAGGATATCTCTCCTTGCTGGTGTCGCCACACACTAAAATGGCAGCCTGCGCCTCCAGGCACATCTTGGCATTCGGATTAACATCTACGATCGCATCCAGCATCTTTCGTTCGGTCACGATCAGAAAATGCCAAGGTTGTTGGTTGCCAGCGGAGGGTGCCTGCATGGCCGCCCTCACCAGCTTATCTATTATCTCTGGTGGGATTGGCCTATTAGAGAAGCTGCGACAGCTCCTTCTTGTGCTAATGGCTTCTAAAGTGTTCATCGAATGATTATTGCAAGTCCGATTAGAAAATCTATTGCCCGTACATAGTGATTAGCGCGAAAATGCACTTCAGAAAGGCTTCATGCCTCTCCTTATCTGAGTGCGGACATTACGATTCAGGATGTTGCTGAAGACTATACGTCTGGCGGTATGATTACGGAGCAAGGTTGAAAAAAACTCCTTCACTCCTCTTCCACTCCACCACCCTTTCAGCCATTCAGAGTAAGCTGAATTAACAAGGTCCTGCAACTCCTGCTTAGAGCGCGCGCACTCATATTCATAGATGCGATGATTGCTCTTCCAGTCATCTGGGCGAATGAATCCGTGTTGGCTCATCTCATCCCATATCTTCGTCCCTGGCAGACAATCAAGTATGTTTACTTGTATGGCATGTGGCCGTACTTCCCTTATGAAGTTGAGAGTGGTGATGAGGTCCTCATCTTTCTCTACTGGCGCGCCAAAGATGAAGGACGTTATTACCAGCATTCCAGATTCCTTAGCATTGGCGATAGCCTGGGCGGTCTTCTCCGGGGTTATATGCTTATTGAAATAATCCAACGTGGATTGGGACGCACTCTCAGCCCCGAAATAAATCACATCGAAGCCAGCCTTTTTCATGGTGAGTAGAAGTTCTTTCGAGGCCGAGTCCACCCTTCCTTCGCAGTACATGCGGAGGCGGATCCTTCTTTTCTTGATCAGTTCGCATATGCGCATCACTCGCCTTTTGTCATGGGTGAAGTTATCATCGACAAAAACGCAGCTTTCAAAGCCATCAGAATAAATTTCCTCCAATTCTTGTACCACATTCTCGGCACTGCGCGGCCTCCATCTGTTCAAAGAGAAGGCAGCACAGGAGCAGTAAGAGCAACGAAAAGGACAGCCCCTGGATGAGGAAATGGTGGTGAATTTCCCGAAGGTCAATGGTATCCCTTGGTGCGTATACCCATATCTTATACCAACAAGTGCGCTCCGGTCGGGAAAGGGAAGAGAGTCAAGGTCCTCCACAAGACATATCGGCCTCTTCACCAACTCCCCTTTTTTCATATAGCAAATTCCTTGCACTGTCTTAGGCTCGTCCCCTTTGTCCAAGCTGTCCAATAGGGATACCAGCGAGTGCTCAGCCTCGCCACGGAGGATATAGTCTATGAAAGGATAGCTTCTCAGGATACTCTCAGTAGCAAAGGTGGCATGATAGCCCCCCATGAGAATGATGCTCTGGGGAAGCGCTTCTCTCACTTTCTCCAAAACTGCGATGGCTTTGAGGAAGGTGTGTGTTGAGCAGCTCAATCCTATAACGTCTGGCTTCTCCTGAATTATTCTGCTTAAGAGTTCGCTTCTATCCCAGTCAGCACA
Encoded proteins:
- a CDS encoding ATP-binding protein, with amino-acid sequence MKELVILSGKGGTGKTVIAASLIKIQPSVVAADCDLDAPNLDLLFNSRELSRAPLIMQRAFIRTDSCDGCGICASHCRFQAIAMVKKGKNRYAKIDLDRCEGCGLCSHLCPQTAIELRGQDIGERFLSKIDNGWLSHGNLEPPAENVGKFAMEIKNAARDKAIEESIPLLIVDGPPGIACTAIATLSGADLCLLVTEPTASGAHDMERVAALAKRMSVPTALVINRFDLNPKKADEIERRAKDLQIEVVSKVPFCEMVYDSLANGKPVVDLFPDSVFSRCMRKIDGYIHNVLLM
- a CDS encoding ATP-binding protein; translated protein: MRIAVASGKGGTGKTLVSTNLSAAARSWLVDLDVEAPNCHLFPFSGQETVQSIHRPVPYVSQEDCSSCGKCASFCRFGAVMHIKGQVKFREEACHSCGACMDLCPRKAILMRERKIGELVYLAGIHRSLVYGLMRIGEPSTVPLIRAVKERIPENVNAVLDCPPGVGCGVTEALSGADVCLLVTEPTPFGMHDLGLAIKLVRKMGIPALLLLNKVGLRDKDASEYLEYLDKFDLEIAASLPFSRFIAEKYSKGELLIEEPRWKELFSRLWEKCLEVADK
- a CDS encoding NifB/NifX family molybdenum-iron cluster-binding protein translates to MKVCVPSMGTSINDDICQHFGRAPYYLIVDTEDGSLDVLENRGEHAGGVGKPPEHIAKRGVQVMICSSLGPKAIQMLENFNIRTYVGACGTINQAIRQWKEGKLRPADVHSACKEHRH
- a CDS encoding NifB/NifX family molybdenum-iron cluster-binding protein encodes the protein MREMKLAICSKGPSLDDSVDDRFGRCRYLLLVENGKVERVVKDPSSEQSCGAGVRTAQIVVENGATAVLGGKPGPNAMRILRESGIEVFIAKSMSGKEALIAFEKGLLIRCEEREYSAEDVVMHGFSSERASYRTNRIEN
- a CDS encoding helix-turn-helix domain-containing protein yields the protein MRLATLTLKCKDNWVAKFSKITGMKVEIERCIPKHGNKGQGLLKIHGPEDMTQEEVERKLGSILPGCSTKLMMVSPGHWLGTTEVPFCQLCQALSKTNCILESARSGQEGEIEWSVIAPDASALTCLVKELSESGCQVKVKKVVRLKDARGLTGRQSHALRMAYDLGYFDIPRKINLDQLAKRMEISKPSLDIILRRAQRKLVEEQMASL
- a CDS encoding DUF134 domain-containing protein, whose protein sequence is MPRPKRCRRISCGQPHELFKPHGIPWRDLEQVMMGVDELEAVRLADLEMLNQLEAAERMGVSQPTFSRILASGRRKMAEAVIHGKALRIIPQRFTTPNEEVIR
- a CDS encoding citrate/2-methylcitrate synthase, which encodes MGEQEEKAVVRGLRDVPAAETRLSYVDPNGYLYYLGYNIDDLVGRVRYAEVAFLFLHKRLPRMDELERFSSELIENMRLPEAIVDSIRRTPMRCKPMDVLRTEVSRLGEYDPESNDLSMPANLRKAVRLIAQVPTIVATLHRARQGLDVPEPRKDLSFVENFLYMFKGSLPNKAEADVLHRLMILHADHGFNASTFAARVTASTNSDMYSAVTSAIGTLKGPLHGGASEKVMEMLDDIGLEEHVNEYIQGLLDDNKKIMGFGHRVYKAEDPRTKHLRLIVENLCHQERTMSLYNKCIKIEQIVLERKKIYPNLDFYAAAAMDALGVPKEFFTPFFCCSRISGWVAHVIEQYEDAVLLRPSSKYVGEFGRPFVPIEQR
- a CDS encoding glycosyltransferase, producing the protein MASSEEGSEPLVSVIIPAYDRPKLLEKAIASVLAQTYQRWELLIVEDGSPVDLTSTVRMFSDPRIQHLRQKENQGVAAARNRGANVAKGEYIAFLDSDDEWKPQKLARQLSYLRAKGPEFNFSYTLREVVDDTGAVISDYNKHEEEGDLREVIAWPAVLGTPSSWLIRRQLFLEMGGFDESLKYAEDWEFSIRLAKVTMIACLRERLTVMREHSGERLSKGLENKPHVATSLIAIHDRHLEVFEKSPKAHAELLRRISYYLRINGDLRGSRKYAIKALTTRPSIESMKFLAKALIGGG
- the heR gene encoding heliorhodopsin HeR, encoding MTETAGESKQIADPKDPKYLKLKKWNLVMGTLHLIQGLIMLLFTKEVWVPITTNFFKFQEGIGPIPNQQTMFEVPLGPMIALFMFMSAIAHYSVSTFGYKWYVQNLSKGMNPARWYEYAISSSLMIVIIAILSGLNDAAALLLLIGCNASMNLFGYSMELQNQYTTKTSWINFYFGSIAGAIAWIAVLMYFFGAALENFDNIPNFVYVATAFLVFFWITFPLNMILQYRKKGRWKDYLVGERGYIILSLVSKSILAWTLFFGIQARA
- a CDS encoding YkgJ family cysteine cluster protein, with product MKCARCGKCCYETRMELSEEDVHRLEALGYSRKDFCESDKDGILRLRNVKGRCYFLLGNNECAVYPSRPLGCEIYPVNCDLDGEVFVDDFCSVASSVGKDEILRKGELLRRHLRVIDHEAALRKGKPV
- a CDS encoding nitroreductase family protein, which translates into the protein MNTLEAISTRRSCRSFSNRPIPPEIIDKLVRAAMQAPSAGNQQPWHFLIVTERKMLDAIVDVNPNAKMCLEAQAAILVCGDTSKERYPGFWPQDCSAAAQNLLLAAHEMGLGAVWTGVYPIEERIKGVRKLFKLPDEIVPLCLIPLGYPAKPLPQVDRFRPERVHMNGW
- a CDS encoding radical SAM protein, producing MKVLLSTPPGRTTEKWPPLGLLYLASNLRKERDDEVVVCDAFCADWDRSELLSRIIQEKPDVIGLSCSTHTFLKAIAVLEKVREALPQSIILMGGYHATFATESILRSYPFIDYILRGEAEHSLVSLLDSLDKGDEPKTVQGICYMKKGELVKRPICLVEDLDSLPFPDRSALVGIRYGYTHQGIPLTFGKFTTISSSRGCPFRCSYCSCAAFSLNRWRPRSAENVVQELEEIYSDGFESCVFVDDNFTHDKRRVMRICELIKKRRIRLRMYCEGRVDSASKELLLTMKKAGFDVIYFGAESASQSTLDYFNKHITPEKTAQAIANAKESGMLVITSFIFGAPVEKDEDLITTLNFIREVRPHAIQVNILDCLPGTKIWDEMSQHGFIRPDDWKSNHRIYEYECARSKQELQDLVNSAYSEWLKGWWSGRGVKEFFSTLLRNHTARRIVFSNILNRNVRTQIRRGMKPF